The nucleotide window GTGATCGCGTGGCGGGGGATCGCGTCCGCGCCCGACTCACAGCAGGACGGTCTGGGCCAATCCGAGGAAGACCAGAAAGCCCAGGACGTCCGTCGCGGTCGTGATGAAGATCGTCGCCGACGTCGCGGGGTCCTGACCGACGCGATCGAGGACGAGCGGGATGAGCGCGCCGAAAAACCCCGCGATGAGGAGGTTCGCGACCATCGAGACGCCGACGACCGCACCGAGGAGGACGCCGAACTGCGCCGACGAGATCGCCGTCGCGATGACGGCGACGAGCGCCCCGATGATCGCGCCGTTGATCGCACCGGCGACCGCCTCGTTGCGGATCACGCGGGCGCCGGTCGCGAGCGAGACCTGGCCCAGACTGATCGCCCGGACCGTCACGGCCATCGCCTGCGTGCCGGCGTTGCCGCCCATCCCGGCCACGACGGGCATGTACGCCGCGAGCACGGCGATCTGGGCGATCGTCGTTTCGAACAGGCCGACGACCGCCGCGGCGAGGAAGGCGGTCCCGAGGTTGATAATTAGCCAGGTGTACCGACTCTTGACCTTCACGAGCGGGCCGTCCAGCGCATTTTCGGCCTCGGCGACGCCCGTGAACTCGAACAGCGTCTCGCCGGCGACGTCTTCGACGACGCCGAGGAGATCGCCGGCGTGGATCACACCGAGCACGGAGCCGTCGGCGTCGAGCACGGCGACCGCGCGGTCGCGATTCTCACGGAAGACTGCGAGGACGTCGCTGTCCTCGCGATCGTAGCGGACGCTCGGGACCGCTTCGACGTACGCGCGGGCCCGGTCGTCGGGGGCGGCCATCGCGAGCGTCCCGTTCGGAAGCGCGCCGAGAA belongs to Halococcoides cellulosivorans and includes:
- a CDS encoding magnesium transporter encodes the protein MQAATAHEEIGAASDPAAALMACPREDRLAAFERLPPPIRETVLDALSEDDLLAFVHDLDPDEARSVLTDADETTRETVLDRLDTERAEKIDRLLSYDADSAGGLMNLDFVTVSADRPIDAITERVRRFESRTGRYPTIFVVEDGDILGALPNGTLAMAAPDDRARAYVEAVPSVRYDREDSDVLAVFRENRDRAVAVLDADGSVLGVIHAGDLLGVVEDVAGETLFEFTGVAEAENALDGPLVKVKSRYTWLIINLGTAFLAAAVVGLFETTIAQIAVLAAYMPVVAGMGGNAGTQAMAVTVRAISLGQVSLATGARVIRNEAVAGAINGAIIGALVAVIATAISSAQFGVLLGAVVGVSMVANLLIAGFFGALIPLVLDRVGQDPATSATIFITTATDVLGFLVFLGLAQTVLL